The nucleotide window gcggaacccatgtatttggggctcacaaggagggttcggccaaggacctaacctatggatttggggcctgggctatgagataaagggattaattcgccatgctctatcaattcgagcttttagagctagtggttaattgtcctgcatcaaattggtatcaaagcaggaggtctcgtgttcgagactcctcaccgggggtgattaatgcagggacattttcacaccggacttGAGTGGGGCTATGAGATAatgggattaattcgccatgctctatcatttcgaacttttagagcaagtggttaattgtcctgcatcatattaTTAGGAAAATCTCACTAAAAATTAACCATATTCATTACAAATTAATAAGTAGTTCATTCTAAATATATAATTGTCCATGAACGGAGGGAGGGAGATTAGTTTTTATGAAATTGATCCCTAGGTTCTATTCATTCTCCTCTCTCTTCACCTAGCCTCAAACCATAACAAATTTGTATTGAGGAGCAGAAGAGGCCAGTATGCATCTGAAGCACAGGTTCAATGGGAAATATGGTGTCCAAGGTCTATAAATTCAAAACTCAATTACAAACCCAAGAAAGTCTGGGTCTGATGAAACTCAGTCAACTGCTTAAAGCTTTGGATGACCCATTCTTCATTCTCAAGTGCTCAATAGAATCTCACTGGACTAGGGCAAAACCAAGTTAGCACCTTACCAGATCTGGAGTCTTTCTAATTGCCTTGagccttttctctctttcttttttgaaattttagttAACAGTGCACCAGGCTGTATGAATAACAAGCTATCGGTGATGGGCCCTTCCCCATAAGAAATAATTTGGCCCCGGGTGGGCCATGTATCGGATATTAAACGGATAAAATAGATACCACAATAGATCTCAATTCTtagcccatccattttgcaaatGCTCTTAGACCTTTTCCACTTTACGGAATGTGACGTGGATAGATTATCGGTTGGTTCTTGTTATGTTAAGGGTTAGACGCTAAATACAAGATCACGTCCTACAAGATATTTACATGTGGAGGCAAAATTAAAACAGTAACTAAATACAACCAATTAAGAGAAGAAAGTCCCTGACCTCTTTTAGACTATAAGTATGAGAGATATGAATGGTTATCAAGCCCTTTGCTAGCCATGAAAGCAACTCCTTAAGAGAGTCTTCAAGAACCTTCGGCTGATTTATTTTATAGCTCCCCCAGAAAAGTCCATGGACTGTCCAGTTCTAAAGTGCAGCAGACATGCTTGGGAAATCAGCACCAGAGGCATATAATCCAATAAGCAATATTAAATCCATAGTAAGAAATTAATGAAATAGATAAGCTATTGTATTATGAAATACAGAGTCCGAGTCCGACTCACACAACGAGAACGTTATTTAAGGTGGAACTAAAAActcgaaagaaaaataaaaaaataaaaaaatcaagtttggtaaTGATGGGTGCGAGTGAACTTGAAAACCTGATTTTCTACATAAAGATTATGATATTAGATCTATAGAAATTCAAATATTCAATGGAGTTCAAGTAATAAATCCAGCTTCCGTCtgtctcagttttttttttttttttaatgacaaccTTCAATTGCTTCTTTTCCGGGGCAAAAAAGGGGGGGTGTTTGGAATAGGGTGGTGTTTGGAATAGGGTCATCCAAATTTGAACCAAAACATGGCCTATTTTCCCCCAAATCACAAATTTTGGCATATCACTACTTTTGGGTGAAAATGTAATTTGTGATTCTACATATACAACTTTCTCGTTTCCAATGTTTACACCCCAAAAAACATGCCATCTGGCATAGGAACAAATCAGAAAATACTGTGCAAGTATGCAATTACAAGATCATTGAGCATACCTTAACCAGAGTAATATTTGCTGGGATGACTGGGACTTCTCCACTTGCGAATCCTATCACCAAAATATTTGCTCCCCACTTTAGCAGCTTCAAGCTATCCTTCGCAAGCTTGCCCCCAACCGGGTCATATAGAACGTCAACCCCTTTGCAATTTCTTGCTTTCAAGAACCCTTTGCAACTTTCTATAATGTTTTCCTTACTCGAGTCTATGATATGATCAACCCCCAACGACTTGAGAAACTGAACTTTTTCCTCACCCCTGAAACACAAATATGCTCCAAGCCTGAATTACTTATCCTCTTGCAATTACCAATCAATGTTCAAGTATTGCATGACGAAAAGGAGACTATGAAAGACATTAATCAAGTTTATACAGTTGCTTATCTGGCACGTGACCGAATACCTAGCAACAGCAATGACAATGGCACCGCAAACCTTGCCTATCTGAACTGCTGAAAGCCCCACACCACCAGCTGCACCAAGAACAAGCAACACCTGCATTTCTATCAACATCAATCCATATTCATGTCCCAAATACCCACAAAAAACATCTAAACAATCtcaattgattatgatgagaaaTGGGTGACAAATACGACATCAATAGTATTCCATTAAAGATCTAATGTGTTGGTATTAAATCCTGGCAGCTAGTGATCAGAACTGGTTACATGCACCTGGATAACTCTCTGTCATGACTTTTggttatctttttatttattttattttttttaaattttttgatagGCTCTTAGTCATGGTTATCAAATAAGAAAAATGTCCACGAAGTGAATAGTTACAAGAGATATCATGATATATACATGGAAGCATAAGGTAATTGTGAAATGATTACCCTCATGCATGGATTATAGACTATAAAACAAAGTAAGAAAAAACCCATGGTTCCAGGATAAATAATAGAGGATGTTTGTGGATTATACACTTCAGCATGAGTCACTGAAGTAGATTCATGGAGGCATATTCCAAGTACACTTTGATACAATATCTTCCTGAATTCAGATATTCACGCATTTCTTCAGCAGGCATAGTTTATTTATTCACAGTCAATTTGGAATACAGATAATGCAAGGTTCAAAATCTCATCTACCAATCCAACTTGGTCGAGCGATAACTGCTTCACCAAGGGACAAACTAAAACACAGGGAAAAAAAAGTGGGTGTTGTTCTTCCCAACTTTCATGTTTGAGTTTGACTGGTACCATATTGGATTAAAAGGAGGGAAGTACTATCAGTTAAGGTGATGGATAAGTACAAAGACTGCCTCTCACAACTCCATCCTCAGCTGAACAGTCTGACAAGGAGTTGACCTCTCTAGAAATTAAGATAAacgaaacaaacaaaaaaaaaaggcgaAATAAGTTTTTGGTTAATAGGACGGTACTGCTCTCCAGTGTTCCTAGGGAAGAAAACAATTTAGCTAATTCCTTTGCAAACAAAGAAGCAATGAGATGGTGATTCAGTGTCAACACTTCTGTGCCCATCTTCAGATGCTCTTTTGCTGCTgctttttttcaataaaacttacTACCTTCCAAAGAAAGGCAAAATCAGCCACTTCTTGTTGTTCACAACTAAAGGTAAAAACTTCAATGTTTCAATCATCGGATCAAGTgatcgttaaaaaaaaaaaaaaagaatataccTGACCAGAGCTCAAACATGCTCTATGAACAAGTGCTACATGTGAAGTTCCGAATGCAACAGGAAGTGCACCAGCGTCAACCAAGTCACATCCATCAGGCACTAGAAATCTTCAAGTCCTCAACACAGAAATTTACGGTTTATAAGCATAATAAATCAAATGAATTCATTAATTACCTCCCAAAATAGGAGTTACATATAATATAAGATAAAGAGCTCACATAACAACATGCAGATACTACCAAACAACTCAGGAATTACAAGTAAAAGCTTAAGTATTTTTGACATTCATATATCATTGAATGAtcgttaatttttttctttttttgacatTTCCGCAATTTCTTACAGATTATTCCTCCCGGCCACCAACCATCTGGAgaaaaatccaaaactacaatTGATTCTCATCCTATcagtaaaaagaaaaattttaacaATTCCAAACCTAAGCAGGAATTTCACTTTGGCCAGTCAAGAATCCCAAGAAATTCACTCAGTTCTTGTGAATATACATCCacgaaaagcatttttcacatatCTACAGCTATTTCAAACCTTTCATCATTCCAggtgaaaaaaaaatcaatactaTGCTCAATCTACACCAAATTATCATTATTACTTTCcatttttttgagagataatcTACACCGAATTATCACCAAAAGAAGAGGCTGGTTCCTCTAAAAAACCTCGTATAATGAGTGTATTCTACAAGTGATTCACCTGCATGTAAAAGTTTGCTTATGCCTGTGTGCAACCCTCCTCGTtttgtgtatgccatccaacccgcacattaagtgagccccaccataatgatgggatgccccaaaaatcaggcaaatccaatcatcagatgggcacaccataggaaacaactgacaaccacccaaaaatctCCAAAGTCATGCGGTGACCCACATGATAGTTGGATTGTCCTGATTATTAGGGCTTCAACTTTAATGGTGGGGCAACACTTTTGGACAATATGAGTGGCTTGTAAGGAACTTGACcattaacaaaagaaaataaaataagaagcAGAATCTTTAGCAATTATTTCGAGATCTTTTAGCTCTCCACTCTCTCCACCCTGAAAAACTACAATAATTCTTGCCAAACTATCACTAAAAGGtaatttttcactttttttttaaatttttatttttttatttctagatcTCTCACCTTTTTGGTTCAAAAGACCCAATtcacattaaaccatcattaagAGGTCGTTTGGCAGTGTAAATTTTAAATCCTTTGGAATCCAATGGCTTTTGAAACCTATGGAATCAAGTGAATTTTGCGAATCAACTTTGAGATGGGAATGCAAAAGGGCTCTTTTAAGGGATTTTGGAGGAATCAATATCCAAATCCTTCAAAATCCTTGCTAACAAATATCCTAACAAATTGAAATCCCCGCATATCCCTTAGAATCCATGTTGCTAAATGACCCCTGAGGACATTTCTTCAACATTTCCAAAACAATTtccaaattttcatttttgaggcAAAAATCTCAAAACGACAGTTACTACACTCAATTCAAGCATCACTTAAGAGGTCATTTAGATGTTTGTGAaattttaagttgtaaacactttacacttAAAACTCTTTATaaatgtaaagtgtttacaatttGTAACGTTTGGTTTAAAGTGGTAAAGTGTTTACCTGTAAATACTTGTCtatgtttggataacctgtaaagtGTTTACATCCTATAATAAGGTATTTATACAAAACGGAGCTTGGAGCGGTAAATCTCTATAAAATCTCCAAATGACACATAAGGATTTCATTAAGATAGATCATTATGTTAAGCCCCATGTCAACAAAGCCCAAATCCAATCCTTATGCTAAACCAAGCATTAGGTAGGACCATAAAAGTAGACCCAATGATTCAAATGCCCTTTTATAAGGAGAAACTACTGAATATAAAGAGTAAACCATAAACTATCATCAAAGTAATGACAATTAAAATTGTTTAAACATAAGTCTTTTGTTATCTTCTAAAACAATCCTCGAAAGAGAGAAATATCTTCatacaaaataaatttaaaaagaaaaaaaacacaagtaaattattttttttataacggAATGTTTTTCTCTAGACATATATATTTAATCTCAAGCTGAATTTTACGAAAATAGCTTGGCTCAATTTGATCGTCTTGCAAGGTAGATGAAGGCACTCCACATCATTTTCTTAGTGATGATTAAAGATTAAAAAATTACGCAACACCTCCCATACATTTCCTAGCAATTATGATTCCCTTTTTCGCATATCTGTCTATTGTGTTGCAGAAGCCGTCCAATCTTTGCAGCACACCCACATGGGGCTCTAGCTTGGCCTCGAAACTGATGTTCCCCCATTTTAAAGAGCACCTCCATTGAATTGTTGAGCATGTGTATATGCCTCATCTGAAAGCTCATCCAATAATATATATGATCCAAATCCTCTAAACTGAAAGAAGGTTACTAGAATGTTATATATTGGGCAATGTGGTTGGGCCTCCTCTTTTGCAGTTTCGTCGGGAGTG belongs to Magnolia sinica isolate HGM2019 chromosome 8, MsV1, whole genome shotgun sequence and includes:
- the LOC131253683 gene encoding uncharacterized protein LOC131253683 isoform X2 codes for the protein MEALVCKTLGDPTGPLSSNSPIFISTSHPIPPLNSSTAVRVRIKATSLNYANFLQILGKYQEKPPLPFIPGSDYSGVVESVGDGVSRFKVGDRVCSFAPLGTFAGMIVADEKELFLVPDGCDLVDAGALPVAFGTSHVALVHRACLSSGQVLLVLGAAGGVGLSAVQIGKVCGAIVIAVARGEEKVQFLKSLGVDHIIDSSKENIIESCKGFLKARNCKGVDVLYDPVGGKLAKDSLKLLKWGANILVIGFASGEVPVIPANITLVKANLAFSAIKERKAIGKVMITLGDHSATRSKL
- the LOC131253683 gene encoding uncharacterized protein LOC131253683 isoform X1; the encoded protein is MEALVCKTLGDPTGPLSSNSPIFISTSHPIPPLNSSTAVRVRIKATSLNYANFLQILGKYQEKPPLPFIPGSDYSGVVESVGDGVSRFKVGDRVCSFAPLGTFAGMIVADEKELFLVPDGCDLVDAGALPVAFGTSHVALVHRACLSSGQVLLVLGAAGGVGLSAVQIGKVCGAIVIAVARGEEKVQFLKSLGVDHIIDSSKENIIESCKGFLKARNCKGVDVLYDPVGGKLAKDSLKLLKWGANILVIGFASGEVPVIPANITLVKNWTVHGLFWGSYKINQPKVLEDSLKELLSWLAKGLITIHISHTYSLKEANLAFSAIKERKAIGKVMITLGDHSATRSKL